From a region of the Streptomyces sp. B21-083 genome:
- a CDS encoding helix-turn-helix domain-containing protein: protein MPPTPPFDAHAARRLRTALGMGPEHVAYGMRVSYGLPYITPDHVIAWERNIMAPGAHELAALAGVLWCSPCELMGRPHTLREHRAARGLSAEDVARAVGLELLVYARMEESGEWRGSERQSAILAEVLELPPPDFITLTGLDGRLAGLLRSAVTTRWQAYVRPVNKMVPLNRRVLESTLQELHRYYQGQMAATLTWADGSATTEASRIGRDFLDRIVEHFWARVESSAP, encoded by the coding sequence ATGCCGCCGACCCCGCCCTTCGACGCCCACGCCGCCCGCAGACTCCGTACGGCCCTCGGAATGGGCCCCGAACACGTCGCGTACGGGATGCGGGTGTCGTACGGGCTGCCGTACATCACGCCCGACCACGTGATCGCCTGGGAACGCAACATCATGGCTCCCGGCGCGCATGAACTAGCCGCTCTCGCAGGGGTGTTGTGGTGTTCGCCCTGCGAACTCATGGGCCGCCCGCACACCTTGCGCGAGCACCGGGCCGCACGGGGACTCAGCGCCGAGGACGTCGCCCGGGCCGTCGGGCTCGAACTCCTCGTCTACGCACGGATGGAGGAGAGCGGCGAGTGGCGCGGCAGCGAGCGGCAGTCCGCGATTCTCGCCGAGGTGCTCGAACTCCCGCCCCCCGACTTCATCACCCTCACCGGCCTCGACGGCAGGCTCGCCGGCCTGCTGCGCAGCGCGGTCACGACGCGCTGGCAGGCGTACGTCCGTCCCGTCAACAAGATGGTGCCGCTGAACCGGCGCGTCCTGGAGAGCACCCTCCAGGAGCTGCACCGCTACTACCAGGGGCAGATGGCCGCCACCCTGACCTGGGCGGACGGCTCCGCAACGACCGAGGCGAGCCGCATCGGACGCGACTTCCTCGACCGGATCGTGGAGCACTTCTGGGCGAGGGTCGAGAGCAGCGCCCCCTGA
- a CDS encoding MBL fold metallo-hydrolase, whose protein sequence is MIGVGAVPSVAVGQRALLIRSPSGNVLWDCVGYLDDDLAAEIEELGGISAIAVSHPHFYGVMTEWGRAFDVPVYVHAADRDWVARPDPVIEYWTGDTHEIAPGMTLINAGTHFAGGTVLHWADDPEGRGALFSGDIFMVVMDRRWVSFMYSIPNFIPERPSTIRRALELVEPFAFERIYGAFWGRVVSADGAAAVRRSAERYLRFVTDNSS, encoded by the coding sequence GTGATCGGGGTCGGTGCGGTGCCGTCGGTGGCTGTCGGCCAGCGCGCGCTGCTGATCCGCTCACCGTCCGGCAATGTGCTGTGGGACTGCGTGGGCTACCTCGATGACGACCTTGCCGCCGAGATCGAGGAACTGGGTGGGATCAGCGCGATCGCCGTCAGCCATCCGCACTTCTACGGCGTGATGACCGAGTGGGGCCGGGCCTTCGACGTTCCGGTGTACGTCCATGCGGCGGACCGCGACTGGGTCGCGCGGCCCGATCCCGTGATCGAGTACTGGACGGGCGACACCCACGAGATCGCGCCCGGCATGACGCTGATCAACGCGGGCACGCACTTCGCCGGAGGCACCGTGCTGCACTGGGCGGACGACCCGGAGGGGCGCGGCGCGCTGTTCAGCGGCGACATTTTCATGGTGGTGATGGACCGGCGTTGGGTCAGCTTCATGTACAGCATCCCCAACTTCATCCCGGAGCGACCGAGCACCATCCGCCGCGCGCTTGAGCTGGTCGAGCCTTTCGCGTTCGAACGCATCTACGGCGCGTTCTGGGGACGCGTGGTCAGCGCCGACGGGGCGGCCGCGGTCCGACGTTCCGCGGAACGGTACCTGCGCTTCGTGACGGACAACAGCTCGTAG
- a CDS encoding nitroreductase family protein — MLAGRFSPYKFDPSATVDDHTLSLLLEAARWAPSAGNSQPWGFFTSRPGEPEHERVVRHLAPSSARWATDASLLVVALAHRHVGDTQLLYSEFADYDLGQAVAHLTVQAQAMGLDAHQFRAFDLEGLTEELRPNRGWVIVSMIALGKAAGGPPVSRDRRSIADLRAAPWSLSE; from the coding sequence CTGTTGGCAGGACGGTTCAGCCCCTACAAGTTCGACCCGTCGGCCACCGTCGACGACCACACTCTCAGCCTGCTGCTGGAAGCCGCGCGGTGGGCGCCGTCAGCCGGGAACTCCCAGCCTTGGGGGTTCTTCACGAGTCGGCCCGGTGAGCCGGAGCACGAGCGCGTGGTGCGCCACCTCGCGCCCAGCTCGGCCCGGTGGGCGACGGACGCGTCCCTGCTCGTCGTCGCCCTGGCACACCGCCACGTCGGTGACACGCAGTTGCTGTACTCCGAGTTCGCGGACTACGACCTCGGCCAGGCCGTCGCCCACCTGACAGTCCAGGCCCAGGCGATGGGGCTGGACGCCCACCAGTTCCGGGCGTTCGACCTGGAAGGCCTCACCGAGGAACTGCGCCCGAACCGGGGATGGGTGATCGTCTCCATGATCGCGCTCGGCAAGGCCGCCGGAGGGCCGCCGGTGAGCCGCGACCGGCGCAGCATCGCCGACCTGCGTGCCGCTCCCTGGTCGCTGTCGGAGTAG
- a CDS encoding ATP-dependent 6-phosphofructokinase: MRIGVLTAGGDCPGLNAVIRSVVHRAVTQYDDEVIGFEDGYAGLLDGRYRALDLDDVSGILARGGTILGSSRLQRDRLREACENASDMIHEFGIDALIPIGGEGTLTAARMLSDAGLPVVGVPKTIDNDISSTDRTFGFDTAVGVATEAMDRLKTTAESHQRVMVVEVMGRHAGWIALESGMAAGAHGICLPERPFDPALLVKMVEERFARGKKFAVICVAEGAHPAEGSMDYGHGAIDQFGHERFQGIGTALAYELERRLGKEAKPVILGHIQRGGTPTAYDRVLATRFGWHAVEAAHQGQFGRMTALRGTDVVMVPLAEAVMELKTVPKDRMDEAESVF, translated from the coding sequence ATGCGTATCGGAGTTCTCACCGCAGGCGGCGACTGCCCCGGCCTGAACGCAGTGATCCGGTCGGTCGTCCACCGGGCGGTCACGCAGTACGACGACGAGGTCATCGGCTTCGAGGACGGTTACGCGGGGCTGCTCGACGGCCGCTACCGCGCCCTCGACCTCGACGACGTCAGCGGCATCCTCGCCCGCGGCGGCACCATCCTCGGCTCCTCCCGCCTGCAGCGCGACCGGCTGCGCGAGGCCTGCGAGAACGCCTCCGACATGATCCACGAGTTCGGCATCGACGCGCTGATCCCGATCGGCGGCGAGGGCACCCTGACGGCGGCGAGGATGCTGAGCGACGCGGGCCTGCCGGTCGTCGGCGTCCCGAAGACGATCGACAACGACATCTCGTCGACGGACCGTACGTTCGGCTTCGACACGGCGGTGGGTGTCGCGACGGAGGCGATGGACCGCCTCAAGACCACCGCCGAGTCGCATCAGCGCGTGATGGTCGTCGAGGTCATGGGCCGGCACGCCGGCTGGATCGCCCTGGAGTCCGGCATGGCGGCCGGCGCCCACGGCATCTGCCTCCCCGAGCGACCCTTCGACCCCGCGCTACTCGTGAAGATGGTCGAGGAGCGGTTCGCGCGCGGCAAGAAGTTCGCCGTCATCTGCGTCGCCGAGGGCGCGCACCCCGCCGAGGGCAGCATGGACTACGGCCACGGCGCAATCGACCAGTTCGGCCACGAGCGCTTCCAGGGCATCGGTACGGCACTGGCGTACGAGCTGGAACGACGGCTCGGCAAGGAGGCCAAGCCGGTCATCCTGGGCCACATCCAGCGCGGCGGCACGCCCACCGCGTACGACCGCGTCCTCGCGACCCGGTTCGGCTGGCACGCGGTGGAGGCCGCGCACCAGGGCCAGTTCGGGCGGATGACGGCACTGCGCGGGACGGACGTGGTGATGGTGCCGCTGGCGGAGGCGGTCATGGAACTGAAGACGGTCCCGAAGGACCGGATGGACGAGGCGGAGTCGGTTTTCTAG
- the pta gene encoding phosphate acetyltransferase, which yields MTTRSVYVTGIDRGDGRQVVELGVMELLTRQVDRVGVFRPLVHDNPDRLFELLRARYRLSQDPATVYGMDYPEASALQAERGTDELVSTLVDRFLRVAREYDVVLVLGTDFAATQFPDELALNARLANEFGASVVAVVGGRDQTAESVLAETRNAYRAYEALGCDVLAMVANRVAREDRTAIAEGLGSRLPVPCYVLPDEPALAAPTVAQITHALGGTVLLGDDSGLARDALDFVFGGAMLPNFLTALTPGCLVVTPGDRADLVVGALAAHSAGTPPIAGVLLTLDERPSDEVLTLAARLAPGTPVISVAGTSFPTAAQLFSLEGKLNAATPRKAETALGLFERHVDTTELLGRVSAPSSDRVTPMMFEHKLLERARADKRRVVLPEGTEERVLRAAEVLLRRGVCDLTLLGPVDAIRKKAADLGIDLGECQLIDPHTSELRDRFAEKYAQLRAHRGVTVELAYDVVSDVNYFGTLMVEEGMADGMVSGSVHSTAATIRPAFEIIKTKPDASIVSSVFFMCLADKVLVYGDCAVNPDPNAEQLADIAIQSAATAEQFGVRPRIAMLSYSTGTSGSGADVDKVREATELVRSRRADLRIEGPIQYDAAVEPTVAATKLPGSEVAGQASVLIFPDLNTGNNTYKAVQRSAGAIAVGPVLQGLRKPVNDLSRGALVTDIVTTVAITAIQAQTVTTALTTPTEKASAQ from the coding sequence GTGACGACCCGCAGCGTGTACGTGACCGGGATCGACCGGGGCGACGGCCGCCAGGTCGTCGAGCTGGGAGTCATGGAACTCCTGACCCGGCAGGTCGACCGCGTGGGCGTCTTCCGCCCCCTGGTGCACGACAACCCGGACCGTCTCTTCGAGCTGCTGCGCGCCCGCTACCGCCTCTCCCAGGACCCGGCGACCGTGTACGGCATGGACTACCCGGAGGCGTCCGCGCTCCAGGCCGAGCGGGGCACCGACGAGCTCGTCTCGACCCTCGTCGACCGCTTTCTGCGCGTCGCCCGCGAGTACGACGTCGTCCTGGTCCTCGGCACCGACTTCGCCGCCACCCAGTTCCCGGACGAGCTGGCCCTCAACGCCCGCCTCGCGAACGAGTTCGGCGCGTCCGTCGTCGCGGTCGTCGGCGGACGCGACCAGACCGCCGAGTCGGTGCTCGCCGAGACCCGCAACGCGTACCGCGCGTACGAGGCGCTCGGCTGCGACGTCCTCGCCATGGTCGCCAACCGCGTGGCCCGCGAGGACCGCACCGCGATCGCCGAGGGCCTCGGCTCCCGTCTCCCCGTGCCCTGTTACGTCCTCCCCGACGAGCCGGCCCTCGCCGCGCCGACGGTCGCCCAGATCACCCACGCGCTCGGCGGCACGGTGCTGCTCGGCGACGACTCGGGCCTCGCCCGCGACGCGCTGGACTTCGTCTTCGGCGGCGCGATGCTGCCCAACTTCCTGACCGCGCTGACCCCGGGCTGTCTGGTCGTCACGCCCGGCGACCGCGCCGACCTGGTCGTCGGTGCCCTGGCCGCGCACAGCGCCGGTACGCCGCCCATCGCGGGCGTCCTGCTGACCCTGGACGAGCGCCCCAGCGACGAGGTCCTCACCCTCGCCGCCCGGCTCGCCCCGGGCACCCCGGTCATCTCCGTGGCCGGCACGAGCTTCCCCACCGCCGCCCAACTCTTCTCCCTGGAGGGGAAGTTGAACGCGGCCACCCCGCGCAAGGCGGAGACGGCACTCGGCCTCTTCGAACGTCATGTGGACACGACCGAGCTGCTCGGACGCGTCTCCGCGCCCAGCAGCGACCGTGTCACGCCCATGATGTTCGAGCACAAGCTCCTCGAACGCGCCCGCGCCGACAAGCGCCGGGTCGTCCTCCCCGAGGGCACCGAGGAACGCGTCCTGCGCGCCGCCGAGGTGCTGCTGCGGCGGGGCGTGTGCGACCTGACGCTGCTCGGCCCGGTCGACGCCATCCGCAAGAAGGCCGCCGACCTGGGCATAGACCTCGGCGAATGCCAGCTGATCGACCCGCACACCTCCGAGCTGCGGGACCGGTTCGCCGAGAAGTACGCCCAGCTCCGCGCCCACCGGGGCGTCACCGTCGAGCTGGCCTACGACGTCGTCTCGGACGTCAACTACTTCGGCACCCTGATGGTCGAGGAGGGCATGGCCGACGGCATGGTGTCGGGTTCCGTCCACTCCACGGCCGCGACGATCCGCCCCGCCTTCGAGATCATCAAGACGAAGCCGGACGCCTCGATCGTCTCGTCCGTCTTCTTCATGTGCCTGGCCGACAAGGTCCTCGTCTACGGCGACTGCGCGGTCAACCCCGACCCGAACGCCGAGCAGTTGGCCGACATCGCCATCCAGTCGGCCGCCACCGCCGAGCAGTTCGGCGTACGGCCGAGGATCGCGATGCTGTCGTACTCCACGGGTACGTCGGGTTCGGGCGCGGACGTCGACAAGGTGCGGGAGGCGACGGAGCTGGTGCGCTCCCGGCGCGCGGACCTGCGTATCGAGGGCCCGATCCAGTACGACGCGGCGGTGGAGCCGACCGTGGCCGCCACCAAACTCCCCGGCTCCGAAGTCGCGGGCCAGGCAAGCGTGTTGATCTTCCCTGACCTCAACACCGGCAACAACACCTACAAGGCCGTGCAGCGTTCGGCCGGCGCGATCGCCGTCGGCCCGGTCCTCCAGGGCCTGCGCAAGCCGGTCAACGACCTGTCCCGGGGCGCCCTGGTCACGGACATCGTCACCACGGTCGCGATCACGGCGATCCAGGCCCAGACCGTGACAACCGCTCTCACCACCCCTACCGAAAAGGCATCCGCGCAGTGA
- a CDS encoding acetate kinase — translation MTATRVLVLNSGSSSLKYQLLDMRDSSRLAVGLVERIGEEISRLKHTPLATGGASRERTGPIADHEAALKAVAEELTSDELGLDSPELAAIGHRVVHGGQAFTEPTVVDDTVLAEIERLIPVAPLHNPANLTGIRTAQSLRPDLPQVAVFDTAFHTTMPESAARYAIDVATADEHRIRRYGFHGTSHAYVSRETARLLGRAPEDVNVIVLHLGNGASASAVQGGRCVDTSMGLTPLEGLVMGTRSGDLDPAVIFHLTRVGGMSTDEIDTLLNKKSGLLGLCGDNDMREIRRRIDEGGADAPAARLAFDIYIHRLKKYIGAYYAVLGRVDAIAFTAGVGENAAPVREAAVAGLEGLGVAVDGTLNAVRGQEARLISPAGSRVAVAVVPTDEELEIATQTYALVRSDN, via the coding sequence GTGACCGCGACCCGCGTCCTCGTCCTCAACTCCGGTTCGTCCTCGCTGAAGTACCAGCTGCTCGACATGCGCGACAGCAGCCGGCTCGCCGTGGGCCTGGTGGAACGCATCGGCGAGGAGATCTCCCGCCTGAAGCACACCCCGCTGGCGACCGGCGGCGCGTCCCGTGAGCGTACGGGCCCGATCGCCGACCACGAGGCGGCCTTGAAGGCGGTGGCGGAGGAGCTGACGAGTGATGAACTCGGCCTTGACTCCCCCGAGTTGGCGGCCATCGGGCACCGGGTCGTGCACGGCGGCCAGGCTTTCACCGAGCCGACGGTCGTCGACGACACGGTCCTCGCGGAGATCGAGCGCCTGATCCCGGTGGCCCCGCTGCACAATCCGGCGAACCTCACCGGCATCCGTACCGCCCAGTCGCTGCGCCCCGACCTCCCCCAGGTCGCGGTCTTCGACACGGCCTTCCACACCACCATGCCGGAGTCGGCGGCCCGCTACGCGATCGACGTCGCGACGGCCGACGAGCACCGCATCCGGCGGTACGGGTTCCACGGCACGTCCCACGCGTACGTGTCGCGGGAGACGGCCCGGCTCCTGGGCCGGGCGCCCGAGGACGTGAACGTGATCGTGCTGCACCTGGGCAACGGGGCGTCCGCGTCCGCCGTCCAGGGCGGCAGGTGTGTGGACACGTCCATGGGGCTGACGCCACTGGAGGGGCTGGTCATGGGAACCCGCTCCGGTGACCTGGACCCGGCCGTCATCTTCCATTTGACGCGTGTTGGCGGAATGTCCACGGACGAGATCGACACTCTTCTCAACAAGAAGAGCGGCCTGCTCGGTCTGTGCGGAGACAACGACATGCGGGAAATCCGCCGCCGTATCGACGAGGGCGGCGCGGACGCCCCGGCGGCCCGGCTGGCCTTCGACATCTACATCCACCGTCTGAAGAAGTACATCGGCGCCTATTACGCGGTACTCGGCCGGGTGGACGCCATCGCGTTCACGGCCGGGGTCGGCGAGAACGCGGCGCCGGTGCGCGAGGCGGCGGTGGCGGGCCTGGAGGGCCTCGGGGTGGCCGTGGACGGCACCCTGAACGCCGTACGGGGCCAGGAGGCCCGGCTGATCTCCCCCGCGGGCTCCCGGGTCGCGGTGGCCGTCGTACCGACGGACGAGGAGCTGGAGATCGCGACACAGACGTACGCGCTGGTGAGATCGGACAACTGA
- the pyk gene encoding pyruvate kinase, whose translation MRRSKIVCTLGPAVDSHEMLVSLIEAGMNVARFNFSHGSHAEHQGRYDRVRAAAKETGRAIGVLADLQGPKIRLETFAEGPVELVRGDEFVITTEDVPGDKTICGTTYKGLPGDVSTGDQILINDGNVELKVLAVEGPRVRSIVIEGGVISDHKGINLPGAAVNVPALSEKDIDDLRFALRMGCDLVALSFVRDAGDVDDVHKIMDEEGRRVPVIAKVEKPQAVDNMDAVVAAFDGVMVARGDLAVEYPLEKVPMVQKRLVELCRRNAKPVIVATQMMESMITNSRPTRAEASDVANAILDGADAVMLSAESSVGAYPLETVRTMSKIVVAAEEELLSKGLQPLVPGKKPKTQGGSVARAACEIADFLGGRGLVAFTKSGDTARRLSRYRAAQPIVAFTTDEGTRNQLSLSWGVDSYVVPFVNSTDEMVSLVDQEMLKLGRFKVGEVVVMTAGSPPGVPGTTNMVRVHHLGEGELA comes from the coding sequence ATGCGCCGTTCGAAAATCGTTTGCACTCTCGGCCCCGCGGTCGACTCCCATGAAATGCTCGTCTCGCTGATCGAGGCCGGCATGAACGTGGCCCGGTTCAACTTCAGCCACGGCTCGCACGCCGAGCACCAGGGCCGGTACGACCGGGTCCGGGCCGCCGCCAAGGAGACGGGCCGAGCGATCGGCGTCCTGGCCGACCTGCAGGGCCCGAAGATCCGCCTGGAGACCTTCGCGGAGGGCCCCGTCGAGCTGGTGCGGGGCGACGAGTTCGTCATCACCACCGAGGACGTCCCCGGTGACAAGACCATCTGCGGTACGACGTACAAGGGCCTCCCGGGTGATGTGTCGACCGGCGACCAGATCCTGATCAACGACGGCAACGTCGAGCTGAAGGTCCTGGCCGTCGAGGGTCCGCGGGTGAGGTCGATCGTCATCGAGGGCGGCGTCATCTCTGACCACAAGGGCATCAACCTGCCCGGTGCGGCCGTGAACGTCCCGGCCCTCTCCGAGAAGGACATCGACGACCTGCGCTTCGCCCTGCGCATGGGCTGCGACCTGGTCGCCCTCTCGTTCGTCCGCGACGCCGGTGACGTGGACGACGTCCACAAGATCATGGACGAGGAGGGTCGCCGCGTCCCCGTCATCGCCAAGGTGGAGAAGCCGCAGGCGGTGGACAACATGGACGCCGTCGTCGCGGCCTTCGACGGTGTGATGGTGGCCCGCGGTGACCTCGCCGTCGAGTACCCCCTCGAAAAGGTCCCGATGGTGCAGAAGCGCCTGGTGGAGCTGTGCCGGCGCAACGCGAAGCCGGTGATCGTCGCGACCCAGATGATGGAGTCGATGATCACCAACTCCCGCCCGACCCGCGCCGAGGCGTCCGACGTGGCGAACGCGATCCTGGACGGAGCGGACGCGGTCATGCTGTCCGCGGAGTCCTCGGTCGGCGCGTACCCGCTCGAAACGGTCCGCACGATGTCGAAGATCGTCGTCGCGGCGGAGGAGGAGCTCCTCTCCAAGGGCCTCCAGCCCCTCGTCCCCGGCAAGAAGCCGAAGACGCAGGGCGGCTCGGTCGCCCGCGCGGCCTGCGAGATCGCCGACTTCCTCGGCGGCAGGGGCCTGGTGGCCTTCACCAAGTCCGGCGACACGGCCCGCCGCCTCTCCCGCTACCGCGCGGCCCAGCCCATCGTCGCCTTCACCACCGACGAGGGCACCCGCAACCAGCTCTCCCTGAGCTGGGGCGTCGACTCGTACGTCGTCCCGTTCGTCAACAGCACGGACGAGATGGTCTCCCTGGTCGACCAGGAGATGCTCAAGCTGGGCCGCTTCAAGGTCGGCGAGGTCGTCGTCATGACGGCAGGCTCCCCGCCCGGCGTCCCGGGCACGACGAACATGGTCCGGGTGCACCACTTGGGCGAGGGCGAACTCGCCTGA
- a CDS encoding helix-turn-helix domain-containing protein, with protein MPPRSTPTERQKRLGAELRKMRLAADVTTEYAAGLLGLDRAKVSNIESGVRAINADRLRTLACNYACRDEAYIDALVDMVGTRTRSWWEVYRGQIPAGLLDIAELEWHSKSVRVGLAMILPGLLQTDGYARTLFGAALPPLSPAEVELRVALRLQRQQVLYRDKPITYVGYVHEAALRVEFGGVKVMRMQLDRLCEVSEHDNIGVRVIPFKAGAFPGAGQAVIYVEGPVPQLDTVELDSAHGPEFTHGQSQLDKYRAHLDWMEAASLTPSASRDFIHAIARQL; from the coding sequence ATGCCACCGAGGTCAACGCCGACGGAGCGACAGAAGCGCCTGGGCGCCGAGCTGCGCAAAATGCGTCTGGCAGCAGACGTGACGACCGAGTACGCCGCAGGGCTGCTCGGGCTGGACAGGGCGAAGGTGTCCAACATCGAGTCCGGGGTCCGGGCCATCAACGCAGACCGTCTGAGAACCCTGGCCTGCAACTACGCCTGCCGCGACGAGGCGTACATCGATGCTCTGGTCGACATGGTCGGGACACGCACACGCAGCTGGTGGGAGGTGTATCGGGGGCAAATCCCCGCAGGGCTCCTCGACATCGCGGAACTGGAATGGCACTCCAAGAGCGTGCGCGTGGGCCTGGCCATGATCTTGCCAGGCCTGCTGCAGACCGACGGTTACGCCCGCACCCTCTTCGGCGCCGCGCTTCCGCCCCTGTCACCGGCGGAAGTCGAGCTACGCGTGGCTCTCCGCCTGCAACGCCAGCAGGTGCTGTACCGGGACAAGCCGATCACGTATGTCGGATACGTGCACGAGGCCGCCCTGCGCGTCGAGTTCGGCGGTGTGAAGGTGATGCGTATGCAACTGGACCGCCTCTGCGAAGTGTCCGAGCACGACAACATCGGCGTACGCGTGATCCCCTTCAAGGCAGGGGCGTTTCCCGGCGCCGGGCAAGCGGTGATCTACGTCGAAGGTCCTGTCCCCCAGCTCGACACCGTGGAGTTGGACTCCGCGCACGGCCCCGAGTTCACCCACGGTCAGTCCCAACTCGACAAGTACCGTGCTCACTTGGACTGGATGGAAGCCGCGTCACTCACGCCCAGCGCGTCACGCGACTTCATCCACGCGATCGCCCGCCAACTCTGA